Proteins from a genomic interval of Solidesulfovibrio sp.:
- a CDS encoding ABC transporter ATP-binding protein yields the protein MKQTAPHPAPKAAQAFLGRHVWRLYAFLRPYKAALAGGLALNVLARACDLLPLALAGRVIDVAARGESQASVYVLYGLAILASFLFLAVFQSGSDYVLAAMAQKTRHDIRLSLYGHLQSLDPAFFEDRQTGDIMSVIVADVDTLESFLTDALTSIIRLVVTFVGIYGYLFFLEWRLALLLFLPLPLAIFAVRRFVTRVQPRYRETRRAVGAIAGLLENNIAGMGVIQAYTAEDRLHAAVAARSAGYRDEAIAAEAERAKFVPAIYAVAGLSFGAVFAGGGYLVAAGHGPTVGDYTTFVLFAARLVLPLFVFGMLINQIQRAEAAASRIAELLAVKPRVADRPEAVALPHRPGEIAFRDVRFAYPSRGPVLHGITFSLRRGEVTGVVGPTGAGKSTLVKLLLRYYEPTGGAILVDGRPLAGYTLKSWRGQLGYVSQDAFLFHGTVAENILLGRPEADLAAVRRAAAVAGADDFIMKLPAGYDTLIGERGMKLSGGERQRVSLARAILRDPAVLILDEATSAVDTRTEAIIQQNLHAFREGRLTLAVAHRLSTVRQCAEILVVVEGCLVERGDHESLVAAGGVYAGMWAVQSGAESGRDL from the coding sequence ATGAAACAGACAGCCCCGCACCCCGCGCCAAAGGCCGCCCAGGCCTTTCTGGGCCGCCACGTCTGGCGGCTTTACGCCTTTTTGCGGCCCTACAAGGCGGCCCTGGCCGGCGGATTGGCCCTCAACGTCCTGGCCCGGGCCTGCGACCTGCTGCCCCTGGCCCTGGCCGGCCGGGTCATCGACGTCGCCGCCCGGGGCGAGTCCCAAGCCTCCGTCTATGTCCTTTACGGCCTAGCCATCCTGGCCAGTTTCCTCTTCCTGGCCGTCTTCCAGAGCGGCTCGGACTACGTGCTCGCGGCCATGGCCCAAAAGACGCGCCACGACATCCGCCTGAGCCTCTACGGCCACCTCCAGTCCCTGGACCCGGCCTTTTTCGAGGACCGGCAGACCGGCGACATCATGTCCGTCATCGTGGCCGACGTGGACACCCTGGAAAGCTTTCTCACCGACGCGCTGACCTCCATCATCCGTCTGGTGGTGACATTCGTTGGCATCTACGGCTACCTCTTCTTCCTGGAATGGCGGCTGGCGCTGCTGCTTTTCTTGCCGCTGCCCCTGGCCATCTTCGCCGTGCGCCGGTTCGTCACCCGGGTGCAGCCCCGCTACCGGGAAACGCGCCGGGCCGTGGGCGCCATCGCCGGGCTGCTCGAAAACAACATCGCCGGCATGGGCGTCATCCAGGCCTACACCGCCGAGGACCGCCTCCACGCCGCCGTGGCCGCGCGTTCGGCCGGCTACCGCGACGAGGCCATCGCCGCCGAGGCCGAGCGGGCCAAATTCGTCCCGGCCATCTACGCCGTGGCCGGCCTGTCCTTTGGCGCGGTTTTCGCCGGCGGCGGCTACCTGGTGGCTGCCGGCCACGGGCCAACCGTCGGCGACTACACCACCTTCGTCCTTTTTGCCGCCCGGCTCGTGCTGCCGCTTTTCGTCTTCGGCATGCTCATCAACCAGATCCAGCGGGCCGAGGCCGCCGCCTCGCGCATCGCCGAACTGTTGGCCGTCAAGCCCCGGGTGGCCGACCGGCCCGAGGCCGTGGCCCTGCCCCACCGGCCCGGGGAGATCGCCTTCCGGGATGTCCGTTTCGCCTACCCGTCGCGGGGACCGGTGCTGCACGGCATCACCTTCTCCCTGCGCCGGGGCGAGGTGACGGGCGTGGTCGGCCCGACCGGGGCCGGCAAATCCACCCTGGTCAAGCTGCTGCTGCGCTACTACGAGCCAACCGGCGGCGCGATCCTCGTCGACGGCCGGCCTCTGGCCGGCTACACGCTCAAAAGCTGGCGCGGCCAACTCGGCTACGTCTCCCAGGACGCCTTTTTGTTCCACGGCACGGTGGCCGAGAACATCCTGCTGGGGCGCCCCGAGGCCGACCTGGCGGCCGTTCGCCGGGCGGCCGCCGTGGCCGGGGCCGACGACTTCATCATGAAGCTGCCGGCCGGCTACGACACGCTCATCGGCGAACGCGGCATGAAGCTCTCCGGCGGCGAACGCCAGCGCGTGTCCCTGGCCCGGGCCATCCTGCGCGATCCGGCCGTGCTCATTTTGGATGAAGCCACCTCGGCCGTGGATACCCGCACCGAGGCGATCATCCAGCAAAACCTCCATGCCTTCCGCGAAGGCAGGCTGACTCTGGCCGTGGCCCATCGCCTGTCCACCGTGCGCCAGTGCGCCGAAATCCTGGTCGTGGTCGAGGGCTGCCTGGTCGAGCGCGGCGACCACGAGTCCCTGGTGGCCGCCGGCGGGGTCTACGCCGGCATGTGGGCCGTGCAAAGCGGCGCGGAGTCCGGCCGTGACCTTTGA
- a CDS encoding pyruvate carboxyltransferase — protein sequence MPTSLAAASTRSLTPLILSDTTLRDGAQMPGVRFSVDDKVAIAAALAEAGVDVIEAGFPAVSDREIEAVRRIGAEVAGPRIMALCRAVSGDIEAAWQALAEVEPDRRGIGVFLATSPLHRRYKLGKSKDACLAMIASAVTEARRRFTKVTFSCEDGSRTEPSFLVKAYTVAMDAGATGIGFPDTLGVLTPETVTRRVRMLVGLAHPRGVKLRVHFHDDLGLATANTLAAVRAGADIVHLTVGGIGERAGNAALEETVMALTLHRKQYRRAIRLDPARLTALCGLVSRLSGVALPPNKAVVGGNVFATSAGVHQDGLLKHPDTYLPFRPETVGAAGIRLPLSPLSGRAALALRLGEIGIRLTGEELSRASRIVKNADTAAWADEEALLRRAAALARDGAP from the coding sequence ATGCCCACTTCCCTTGCCGCAGCTTCAACCCGATCCCTCACACCGCTGATCCTCTCCGACACAACGCTTCGCGACGGGGCGCAAATGCCCGGTGTGCGCTTTTCCGTGGATGACAAGGTGGCCATCGCCGCCGCCCTGGCCGAGGCCGGGGTCGACGTCATCGAGGCCGGCTTCCCGGCCGTGTCCGACCGGGAAATCGAGGCCGTGCGCCGCATCGGCGCCGAGGTGGCCGGTCCCCGGATCATGGCGCTGTGCCGGGCCGTTTCCGGCGATATCGAGGCCGCCTGGCAGGCCCTGGCCGAGGTGGAACCCGACCGCCGGGGAATCGGTGTCTTTCTGGCCACAAGCCCCCTGCACCGCCGCTACAAGCTCGGCAAGTCCAAGGACGCCTGCCTGGCCATGATCGCATCGGCCGTCACCGAGGCCCGGCGGCGCTTCACCAAGGTCACTTTCAGCTGCGAGGACGGCAGCCGCACCGAGCCGTCCTTTCTGGTCAAGGCCTACACCGTGGCCATGGACGCCGGGGCCACGGGCATCGGCTTTCCCGACACCCTGGGCGTGCTCACGCCCGAAACCGTCACGCGGCGCGTGCGCATGCTCGTCGGCCTGGCCCATCCGCGCGGGGTCAAGCTGCGGGTGCACTTCCACGACGACCTGGGCCTGGCCACGGCCAACACCCTGGCCGCCGTGCGCGCCGGGGCGGACATCGTCCACCTCACGGTCGGCGGCATCGGCGAGCGGGCCGGCAACGCCGCCCTGGAAGAGACGGTCATGGCCCTGACCCTGCACCGCAAGCAGTACCGCCGGGCCATCCGCCTGGACCCGGCCCGGCTCACCGCCCTGTGCGGCCTGGTTTCGCGCCTGTCCGGGGTGGCCCTGCCGCCCAACAAGGCCGTGGTCGGCGGCAACGTCTTCGCCACCTCGGCCGGTGTCCACCAGGACGGGCTGCTCAAGCACCCCGACACCTACCTGCCCTTCCGGCCGGAAACGGTGGGGGCCGCCGGCATCCGCCTGCCCCTGTCGCCCCTGTCCGGCCGGGCCGCCCTGGCCCTGCGCCTGGGCGAGATCGGCATCCGCCTGACCGGGGAGGAACTCTCCCGGGCCAGCCGCATCGTCAAGAACGCCGACACCGCCGCCTGGGCCGACGAGGAGGCCTTGCTGCGCCGGGCCGCCGCCCTGGCCAGGGACGGCGCGCCGTGA
- the elbB gene encoding isoprenoid biosynthesis glyoxalase ElbB, with protein sequence MATIGVLLSGCGVFDGSEIHEATLALYFLGKAGAKVVCLAPEADFAAVDHATKAPSGERRNIRVEAARLARGPVADVAAVSAADLDGLILPGGLGAAKNLCDFAEKGGKGTVVPSVAALISAMHAAGKPIGAICIAPAVLALALGGHKPELTIGNDPGTAQALEAAGARHVARAVDEIQVDAANNLVTTPAYMLGPGIADIAKGIEKLVDAVLARVKAS encoded by the coding sequence ATGGCCACCATAGGCGTTTTGCTGTCCGGCTGTGGCGTGTTCGACGGTTCGGAGATCCACGAGGCCACGCTCGCGTTATACTTCCTCGGCAAGGCCGGGGCCAAGGTGGTGTGCCTGGCTCCGGAGGCGGATTTCGCCGCGGTCGACCACGCGACCAAGGCCCCGTCCGGCGAGCGGCGCAACATCCGGGTGGAGGCCGCCCGCCTCGCCCGGGGGCCGGTGGCCGACGTGGCCGCCGTCTCGGCCGCCGACCTCGACGGCCTCATCCTGCCTGGCGGTTTGGGCGCTGCAAAAAACCTGTGCGATTTCGCAGAGAAAGGCGGCAAAGGTACGGTGGTGCCCTCGGTTGCCGCCCTGATTTCGGCCATGCACGCCGCGGGCAAGCCCATCGGCGCCATCTGCATCGCCCCGGCCGTGCTGGCCCTGGCCCTTGGCGGGCACAAACCGGAGTTGACCATCGGCAACGATCCGGGCACGGCCCAAGCCCTGGAGGCGGCCGGCGCCAGGCACGTGGCCCGGGCCGTGGACGAAATCCAGGTGGACGCGGCCAACAACCTCGTGACCACGCCGGCCTACATGCTTGGCCCCGGCATCGCCGACATCGCCAAGGGCATCGAAAAGCTCGTGGACGCGGTGCTGGCCCGGGTCAAGGCGTCCTGA
- a CDS encoding carbohydrate deacetylase, with amino-acid sequence MRRLFVNADDFGLTDGVTRGIVEAMERGLVDGTTAMVCAAGAPERIRRFGAGLGGRVGLHLQLTGGRPCLPPEAVPSLVTAEGLFPRKKLDVADVDPGHVRREWRAQLARFLETGLSPSHLDSHHHIHKRAEVFPVFLELARELGLPARALSDDMRRAMDAAGVPHADVCVTRFYGETVDAETFLSLVDAAFAALGGAGTVEVMAHPGRADAALAAISSYDQGRDQELRVLTDPDLAARLASRDIVRCGPAQVAETASSLRSGGRTQRRASA; translated from the coding sequence ATGCGCCGGCTTTTCGTCAATGCGGACGATTTCGGCCTGACCGACGGCGTGACGCGCGGCATCGTCGAAGCCATGGAGCGCGGCCTGGTGGACGGGACCACGGCCATGGTCTGCGCCGCGGGCGCGCCCGAGCGCATCCGCCGGTTCGGCGCCGGGCTGGGCGGCCGGGTGGGGCTGCATTTGCAGCTCACCGGCGGCCGGCCCTGCCTGCCGCCCGAGGCGGTGCCGAGCCTGGTTACGGCCGAGGGGCTTTTTCCCCGCAAGAAGCTCGACGTGGCCGACGTCGACCCCGGGCACGTCCGCCGGGAATGGCGGGCCCAACTGGCCAGGTTCCTGGAAACGGGGCTTTCGCCCAGCCATCTCGATTCCCATCACCACATCCACAAGCGCGCCGAAGTGTTTCCGGTCTTCCTGGAACTGGCCAGGGAACTCGGCCTGCCGGCCCGGGCCCTGTCCGACGACATGCGCCGGGCCATGGACGCGGCCGGCGTGCCCCATGCCGACGTGTGCGTCACCCGGTTCTACGGCGAGACGGTCGACGCCGAAACCTTCCTGTCCCTGGTCGACGCCGCCTTCGCCGCCCTGGGCGGCGCGGGCACGGTGGAGGTCATGGCCCATCCGGGCCGGGCCGACGCGGCCCTGGCGGCCATCAGCAGCTATGACCAGGGCCGGGACCAGGAACTGCGGGTGCTGACCGATCCGGACCTGGCCGCGAGGCTCGCCTCGCGTGACATCGTCCGATGCGGCCCTGCCCAGGTGGCGGAGACCGCCTCGTCCCTCCGGTCCGGCGGACGGACGCAACGGCGCGCGAGCGCCTAA
- the ercA gene encoding alcohol dehydrogenase-like regulatory protein ErcA: MPEQLLLSLRKFVAPEFVFGRGALALAGRQAAGLGVRRALLVADPGLFAFGWPDKVAASLVAAGIEPRLFSALSSNPRDHEVMAGAALFDESGCDALVAVGGGSAMDCAKAIGIVAANRRHILTFEGVDNVGRPGPPLVCVPATAGTGADVSQFAVVTDTARQVKVVIASKMLIPDASLIDPEVTATMPRELSVHTGLDALTHAVEAYVSNAHGPMTDLLALEAVRLVRVNLPRVLAAPGDIDARGGMCLASLYAGMAFSNAILGAVHAMAHSLGGLLDLPHGLCNAILLDHVVRYNYDAVADRYATLGRALGARFDDDAPEAVKKESVLEAFSGFKKAMGLTMTLADLGVTPQAIPELARKALADPCLLTNPREAAQSDLEAIYEDARRAAS; the protein is encoded by the coding sequence ATGCCGGAACAACTGCTCTTGTCCCTGCGCAAATTCGTGGCCCCGGAATTCGTGTTCGGCCGGGGGGCCCTGGCCCTGGCCGGGCGGCAGGCGGCCGGGCTCGGGGTACGGCGGGCGCTGCTCGTGGCCGATCCGGGGCTTTTCGCTTTCGGCTGGCCGGACAAGGTGGCGGCGAGTCTGGTCGCGGCCGGGATCGAGCCGCGCCTTTTTTCCGCCCTGTCCTCCAATCCGCGCGACCACGAGGTCATGGCCGGGGCGGCCCTGTTCGACGAATCCGGCTGCGACGCGCTGGTGGCCGTGGGCGGCGGTTCGGCCATGGACTGCGCCAAGGCCATCGGCATCGTTGCGGCCAACAGGCGGCATATCCTCACGTTCGAGGGCGTGGACAACGTGGGCCGGCCCGGGCCGCCGCTGGTGTGCGTGCCGGCCACGGCCGGCACCGGGGCCGACGTCTCCCAGTTCGCCGTCGTCACGGACACGGCCAGGCAGGTCAAGGTCGTCATCGCCAGCAAGATGCTCATTCCCGACGCCTCGCTGATCGACCCGGAGGTCACGGCCACCATGCCCCGGGAACTGTCGGTCCACACCGGGCTCGACGCCCTGACCCACGCCGTGGAAGCCTATGTGTCCAATGCCCACGGCCCCATGACCGACCTGCTGGCCCTGGAGGCGGTGCGGCTGGTACGCGTCAACCTGCCCCGGGTCCTGGCCGCCCCGGGCGACATCGACGCCCGGGGCGGCATGTGCCTGGCCAGCCTTTACGCCGGCATGGCCTTTTCCAACGCCATCCTGGGCGCGGTCCACGCCATGGCCCACAGCCTGGGCGGCCTGCTCGACCTGCCCCACGGCCTGTGCAACGCCATCTTGCTTGACCATGTGGTCCGCTACAATTACGACGCCGTTGCGGATCGCTACGCGACACTCGGCCGGGCCCTGGGCGCCCGTTTCGACGACGATGCCCCGGAGGCGGTGAAAAAGGAGTCGGTGTTGGAGGCCTTTTCAGGTTTTAAAAAGGCCATGGGCCTGACCATGACCCTGGCCGACCTGGGGGTCACGCCCCAGGCCATCCCCGAACTGGCCCGCAAGGCCCTGGCCGACCCGTGCCTGCTGACCAACCCCCGCGAAGCGGCCCAGTCCGACCTCGAAGCCATTTATGAAGATGCCCGGCGCGCCGCCTCCTGA
- a CDS encoding PAS domain S-box protein, with protein MKMPGAPPPEPDYRRARLLGFGEQSVSKSYFPELKRRLDELERFRSLLDQTAEGIFLIDGRTGRITDAAGAAGALLGLERGALVGRHFSDLLPREAVEHLRGLFSGDFAAGRIETSLPAPRGKGADLAVEMTFRLARGEEGAIAVIVARDVTDRKKSDLALRRAEEKYRGIVENAAEGIFQSSLDGRLISANPAMASILGYASPRELMRRIKNIVDEVVAHEHDRQRIRSELVRYDEVKRLEVELRTKSGGLIWGLINARRIRDAAGEPERFDGSLQDVTIRKKAEQTLQRYQDELEQAVAERTAELTRINERLTHEVTTRKRAEEAAEAANRAKSDFLSMVSHEIRTPLTSVLGFAVIIEKRLEELFEKLLDDNPRHRRQAGQVMDNLRIIVSEGERLKHLINDVLDLAKLEAGKMAFRSERVDPAAIVRHVMSASAGLLGANKKVSLNTRIEGRLPEVLGDRDRIIQVLVNLVSNALKFTEHGSVSCRARAEGHYVVIEVADTGIGIPEPEQHKVFEKFNQIGATLTNKPKGTGLGLPICKHIVESHGGRIFFVSKPGTGSTFTFTLPIA; from the coding sequence ATGAAGATGCCCGGCGCGCCGCCTCCTGAACCCGACTACCGCCGGGCCAGACTGCTTGGCTTCGGCGAACAGTCCGTCAGCAAAAGCTATTTTCCCGAGCTCAAGCGGCGTCTGGACGAGCTCGAACGCTTCCGTTCGCTCCTTGACCAGACGGCCGAGGGCATTTTCCTCATCGACGGCCGCACGGGGCGCATCACCGACGCCGCCGGGGCGGCCGGCGCGCTGCTGGGCCTGGAGCGGGGCGCCCTGGTCGGGCGCCATTTTTCGGACCTGCTGCCCCGGGAGGCCGTGGAGCATCTGCGCGGGCTTTTTTCCGGCGATTTCGCCGCCGGGCGCATCGAAACGTCCCTGCCCGCCCCGCGCGGCAAGGGCGCCGACCTGGCCGTGGAAATGACCTTCCGCCTGGCCCGGGGCGAGGAGGGGGCCATTGCCGTCATCGTGGCCCGGGACGTGACGGACCGCAAGAAAAGCGATCTGGCCCTGCGGCGGGCCGAGGAAAAATACCGGGGCATCGTGGAAAACGCCGCCGAGGGCATCTTCCAGAGTTCCCTCGACGGCCGGCTCATCAGCGCCAACCCGGCCATGGCTTCCATCCTCGGCTACGCTTCGCCGCGCGAACTCATGCGGCGCATCAAAAATATCGTGGACGAGGTGGTGGCCCACGAACACGACCGGCAGCGCATCCGGTCCGAGCTCGTGCGCTACGACGAGGTCAAGCGGCTCGAGGTCGAGTTGCGCACCAAGTCCGGCGGGCTCATCTGGGGCCTCATCAACGCCCGCCGCATCCGCGACGCCGCCGGCGAACCCGAACGTTTCGACGGCTCGCTCCAGGATGTCACCATCCGCAAGAAGGCCGAGCAGACCCTGCAACGCTACCAGGACGAACTGGAGCAGGCCGTGGCCGAGCGCACGGCCGAACTGACCCGCATCAACGAACGCCTCACCCACGAGGTGACCACCCGCAAGCGGGCCGAGGAGGCGGCCGAGGCCGCCAACCGGGCCAAGTCCGACTTCCTGTCCATGGTCTCCCACGAGATCCGCACGCCCCTGACCTCGGTGCTGGGGTTCGCCGTCATCATCGAGAAGCGGCTGGAGGAACTCTTCGAAAAACTCCTCGACGACAATCCCCGCCATCGCCGGCAGGCCGGCCAGGTCATGGACAACCTGCGCATCATCGTCTCCGAGGGCGAGCGGCTCAAGCACCTCATCAACGACGTGCTGGATCTGGCCAAGCTCGAAGCCGGCAAGATGGCTTTCCGGTCCGAGCGGGTGGATCCGGCCGCCATCGTGCGCCATGTCATGTCCGCCTCGGCCGGGCTGCTCGGGGCCAACAAGAAGGTCTCGCTGAACACCCGCATCGAGGGGCGCCTGCCCGAGGTCCTGGGCGACCGGGACCGGATCATCCAGGTCCTGGTCAACCTGGTGTCCAACGCCCTCAAGTTCACCGAGCACGGCTCGGTCTCCTGCCGGGCCCGGGCCGAGGGGCACTACGTCGTCATCGAGGTGGCGGACACGGGCATCGGCATCCCCGAACCCGAGCAGCACAAGGTCTTCGAGAAGTTCAACCAGATCGGCGCCACGCTCACCAACAAGCCCAAGGGCACGGGACTGGGGCTTCCCATCTGCAAACACATCGTGGAGTCACACGGCGGTCGCATTTTTTTCGTATCCAAGCCCGGGACCGGCAGCACCTTCACCTTCACCCTGCCGATTGCCTAA
- the typA gene encoding translational GTPase TypA translates to MSQKIRNEGLRNIAIIAHVDHGKTTLVDHMFRQSGLFRQNQEVADRIMDSMDLERERGITIAAKNCAVISGGVKINIIDTPGHADFGGEVERALSMVDGAVLLVDASEGPLPQTRFVLKKTLDRGLPVIVVVNKIDRKDARVEEVLNEIYDLFIDLDASEEQLEFPVLYAIGREGLAKETLDGEGKDLQPLFTRILSTIPAPFHDPDEPFRMLVSDLGYSDFLGRLAVGRVISGTARINQTLVRIDESGAAKPLRVSKLQVYQGPSLTETDEAEPGDIIVLSGVEEVTIGDTICTTEAPKALPRIHVDEPTVAMRFAINSSPFAGREGKFVQSAKLRERLAKETLRNVAIRVEETEDKDSFTVKGRGEFQMAILVETMRREGFELSVGRPEVILKTEGGVKKEPVEHLFIDCDEAFVGVVTEKLSIRKGRMLNLVNHGSGRVRLEFSIPSRGLIGYRDEFLTDTKGTGIMNSSLEGYEEYRGDFPSRFTGSIVCDREGVGVPYALFNLEPRGRLFITPGEPVYEGMIVGEHNRDNDINVNPCKEKKLTNMRASGKDENVILSPVLPMTLERALHFVREDEMVEITPASIRLRKTVLSAKDRHTLDGARKKEKES, encoded by the coding sequence ATGAGCCAGAAGATCCGAAACGAAGGACTGCGCAATATCGCCATCATCGCCCACGTCGACCACGGCAAGACGACGCTTGTGGACCACATGTTCCGTCAAAGCGGGCTGTTTCGCCAGAACCAGGAAGTGGCCGACCGCATCATGGACAGCATGGACCTGGAACGCGAACGCGGCATCACCATCGCCGCAAAAAACTGCGCCGTCATTTCCGGTGGGGTCAAGATCAACATCATCGACACCCCGGGCCACGCCGACTTCGGCGGCGAGGTGGAGCGAGCCCTGTCCATGGTCGACGGCGCGGTGCTCCTGGTCGACGCCTCGGAAGGCCCCCTGCCGCAGACCCGTTTCGTGCTCAAAAAGACCCTGGACCGGGGCTTGCCCGTCATCGTCGTGGTCAACAAGATCGACCGCAAGGACGCCCGGGTCGAGGAAGTCCTCAACGAAATCTACGATCTGTTCATCGACCTCGACGCCTCGGAGGAGCAGCTCGAATTCCCCGTGCTCTACGCCATCGGCCGCGAGGGCCTGGCCAAGGAAACCCTGGACGGGGAGGGCAAAGACCTCCAGCCCCTGTTCACCCGCATCCTGTCCACCATCCCCGCGCCGTTCCACGACCCGGACGAGCCCTTCCGCATGCTGGTCTCGGACCTCGGCTATTCCGACTTCCTGGGCCGGCTGGCCGTTGGCCGGGTCATTTCGGGCACGGCCCGCATCAACCAGACCTTGGTGCGCATCGACGAGTCCGGGGCGGCCAAGCCGCTTCGCGTCTCCAAGCTGCAGGTCTACCAGGGCCCGAGCCTGACCGAAACCGACGAGGCCGAACCCGGCGACATCATCGTGCTGTCCGGGGTCGAGGAAGTGACCATCGGCGACACCATCTGCACCACCGAGGCGCCCAAAGCCCTGCCGCGCATCCACGTGGACGAGCCCACCGTGGCCATGCGCTTCGCCATCAATTCCTCGCCCTTCGCCGGCCGGGAGGGCAAGTTCGTGCAGTCGGCCAAGCTGCGCGAGCGCCTGGCCAAGGAGACGCTGCGCAATGTGGCCATCCGCGTGGAGGAGACCGAGGACAAGGACAGCTTCACGGTCAAGGGCCGGGGCGAGTTCCAGATGGCCATCCTGGTCGAGACCATGCGCCGGGAGGGCTTCGAGCTGTCGGTGGGGCGGCCGGAGGTCATCCTCAAGACCGAGGGCGGCGTGAAAAAGGAGCCCGTCGAGCATCTGTTCATCGACTGCGACGAGGCCTTCGTGGGCGTGGTCACGGAGAAGCTGTCCATCCGCAAGGGCCGGATGCTCAACCTGGTCAACCACGGCTCGGGCCGGGTTCGCCTGGAATTTTCCATTCCGTCGCGGGGGCTTATCGGCTACCGCGACGAGTTTCTCACCGACACCAAGGGCACGGGCATCATGAACTCGTCCCTGGAGGGCTACGAGGAGTACCGGGGCGATTTCCCCAGCCGTTTCACGGGCTCCATCGTCTGCGACCGCGAGGGCGTGGGCGTGCCGTACGCGCTGTTCAACCTCGAGCCGCGGGGCCGGCTGTTCATCACCCCGGGCGAACCGGTTTACGAAGGCATGATCGTTGGCGAACACAATCGGGACAACGATATCAACGTCAATCCGTGCAAGGAAAAGAAGCTCACCAACATGCGGGCCTCGGGCAAGGACGAAAACGTCATCCTGTCGCCGGTGCTGCCCATGACACTCGAGCGGGCGCTGCATTTCGTGCGCGAGGACGAGATGGTCGAAATCACGCCGGCCTCGATCCGGCTGCGCAAGACCGTGCTTTCGGCCAAGGACCGCCACACGCTCGACGGGGCCAGGAAGAAGGAAAAGGAAAGCTAG